One Prolixibacteraceae bacterium DNA segment encodes these proteins:
- a CDS encoding aspartate-semialdehyde dehydrogenase — MKVAIVGASGAVGQEFLRVLEERNFPLTELVLFGSKRSAGRTFPYKGEILTVKELSHNDDFKDIDIALTSAGASISKEYSDTITKYGAIMIDNSSAFRMDENIPLVVPEVNAKDAISYKSRIIANPNCTTIQMVVALKPIHDLSPIKRVHIATYQSASGAGASGMDELQAQTEQIAKGEKVDVNAFAHQLAMNVIPHIDVFMDNDYTKEEMKMYHETQKIMNSNIQVSATAVRVPVLRAHSEAIWLETESPLDIDTINKAFDQFNGVTRIDNPSEKKYPMPLDLAGTDDVYVGRIRKDISNENGIALWTVADQIKKGAALNAVQIAEYLIEQDFFKA, encoded by the coding sequence ATGAAAGTTGCAATTGTTGGAGCTAGTGGTGCCGTGGGACAAGAGTTCCTAAGGGTACTTGAAGAGAGAAATTTCCCCTTAACTGAATTAGTACTATTTGGATCAAAAAGATCTGCAGGTAGAACATTCCCTTATAAAGGAGAGATACTGACTGTAAAGGAGTTAAGTCACAACGATGACTTTAAGGATATTGATATCGCACTCACGTCTGCAGGAGCTTCTATAAGTAAAGAATATTCAGATACCATTACGAAATATGGAGCTATAATGATTGACAACTCAAGTGCATTCAGAATGGATGAGAACATCCCTCTTGTTGTTCCAGAAGTCAATGCAAAAGATGCAATTAGCTATAAGAGCCGTATTATTGCAAACCCCAACTGTACTACGATACAGATGGTCGTTGCACTCAAGCCGATACACGACCTTTCTCCAATTAAACGAGTACATATAGCAACCTATCAATCAGCAAGTGGTGCTGGGGCATCTGGAATGGATGAACTTCAAGCACAAACAGAACAAATTGCAAAAGGAGAGAAGGTTGATGTAAATGCATTTGCACATCAACTAGCGATGAATGTCATTCCTCATATTGATGTATTCATGGATAATGATTACACAAAAGAGGAGATGAAGATGTATCATGAGACCCAAAAGATTATGAATAGCAACATTCAAGTCAGTGCTACTGCTGTACGTGTTCCTGTTCTAAGAGCACACTCAGAAGCGATATGGTTGGAGACAGAGTCTCCATTGGATATTGACACAATCAACAAGGCATTTGACCAATTTAATGGAGTAACACGTATCGATAATCCTTCTGAAAAGAAATATCCTATGCCTCTTGATTTAGCAGGTACGGATGATGTATATGTAGGAAGAATACGTAAAGACATCTCTAATGAGAATGGAATTGCTCTTTGGACAGTAGCTGATCAAATAAAGAAAGGGGCTGCACTTAATGCCGTTCAGATTGCAGAATATCTTATAGAACAAGATTTCTTTAAAGCATAA